TCTCGGTTTCCAGAGGGCGGGCATCGATTCAAAGGAGAAGTTTGTCCGGGATTCCATTCATGAAGAACTCCGCCGCACCTTTAATCCGGAGTTTCTGAACCGCGTGGATGAGATTGTGATTTTCCATCCTCTTGCGGAGGCTCATCTCGAGGCGATCGTGGATCTCCGCATTGCCGATCTCAACAAACGTCTGGGAGAAAAAGGCCTTGTTGTGGAGATCGATCCGGAAGTCCGTAAGTGGCTTGTGAAGGAAGGGTATGAGCCGCATTATGGTGCACGGCCAATGCGTCGGGCAATTCAGCGGCATATCGAGGATAGGCTTTCCGAAATGATCATTGGAGGCCGTTTCAAGGAGTCCCAGAAAATTCGTGTGGTCCTCCGGGAAGGACAGCCCGTTTTCCTTGAGGAAGATGTTATGGCAGGAATCAGCTGACGGGATTCGGAGCGGACTTTCCTTGATCCTTGGTATTGAAACATCGTGTGACGATACATCCGTGGCCCTGGTGGATATGACCGGGGCCATTTTATTTCATCAGATCCACTCCCAGGAAAGCTTGCACGGCACTTACGGCGGTGTTGTTCCGGAGGTTGCCTCGCGTGCCCATGTGGAAGTTCTTCCTTCTCTCGTTCGCTCCGCTTTTCTGGACACCGGCCTCTCCCCGTCCCACCTTCAGGGAATCGCTGTGACCCGGGGGCCCGGACTTCTCGGGTCTCTTCTGACAGGAATCTCCTTTGCCAAAGGAATAGGGAGCGCATTCCGCCTGCCCCTGATCGGGGTGGATCATGTCCAGGCGCATTTGCGCGCCTGCGTGGATTCGATGGAATCTCTTCGGGGAAAAACGATCGGGCTTGTCATTTCAGGCGGCCATACGCATCTCTTCAGAATTGAAAACTGGCCAACCATGGAGCTGGTCTCGCAGACCGTGGATGATGCAGCCGGCGAAGCCTTTGACAAGGGGGCAAAGCTTCTCGGACTTCCTTATCCTGG
The sequence above is drawn from the Leptospirillum ferriphilum ML-04 genome and encodes:
- the tsaD gene encoding tRNA (adenosine(37)-N6)-threonylcarbamoyltransferase complex transferase subunit TsaD, with translation MILGIETSCDDTSVALVDMTGAILFHQIHSQESLHGTYGGVVPEVASRAHVEVLPSLVRSAFLDTGLSPSHLQGIAVTRGPGLLGSLLTGISFAKGIGSAFRLPLIGVDHVQAHLRACVDSMESLRGKTIGLVISGGHTHLFRIENWPTMELVSQTVDDAAGEAFDKGAKLLGLPYPGGPSIQKEAEKNTLPLLPLTKKRIRTENPLDFSFSGLKTAFSLLVRKTELNERTRPLLAASLQHAIVEHVLDRIEQTVIQESPSHLLVGGGVSANALLRKKLQVFSEQQGMTLHLSPLSLARDNALMIARHGRELFLSGMYTPYPYTSFSPYTREASDVRVKKTVLQP